GAATCATTTTTCTGCTTATAAAGCATTTAAGACACCGGTTTGCTGTACATTTAAAggatcatatatatatataatcaaataagaacaaaaagTAAGATGAATAAAACAGGAATAAAAATAAGCTAACTTTATAATATGCTATGATTTCCATaaagcaaatgcaaaaaaaaaagtagttttgaAATGTATTCTAAAATTACCAGTGAAGGCTAGCGAGTAGTGGGGAAATGTGGCCATTTCTGATTAGCGCTATTATAATTAAGTGCACAGTGTGAGGCAGGCTAAATATTAATCAGCTTTCACACTAATTAATTGTAATAATGGATATTTTCAGTGCAATTAAATCTGACACTGTCATTACCTCCTCTGAGCAGCAGGGCCGCTGCATGCTTGGTGTGATAATTGCACTTGACAAACACTGTCACCTTTGACCTCGACCTGCGCATCGCGTGGCGATCACGTGAGTGCGTGGCACGATTGAATCCAAACGACTCTGGCACGCTACTGCTCAGACCTAATGAATTAATCTCCGCCGCTGATGCTGCTCGATGTGGCTGTTTTTAAAGAGAAGTGATATGACACAGCGGGGAAAACAGATTTCCGCTGTCAGTGTAATTATGCTGTTCATTATATCACAGGTGAAAGGCTCTATATGACTCACACCACAGTGGGAGCACCAACTAAGAGACCAGAGGGAATATCTTTGACTGTCTTAGAGAATGTGGTGCTGACTGAGAATGTGGTGCTATTAatgttttatgacatttatgatATTTTCTGAACACTTGGTTTCTACGGAGGCTGTAATTGCTATTATTTTGGAAAAACCCTGTGCTGGTGTGAGCTACAATTACCTTTTGAAATGGTAGATATATGGAATATTCTctgtgcaagacacttcacAATGATCCACATAAATAGGATCAAAGGACAATGCACTGATCGGTGAACATGGCTCATAATCACTAATGACTAATACTGCAGGGGACCATCCAATCACAGGCAGACCACTTCACGAGCTAATGTTTCACCTTCTGAACtcttttattaatgcatttctttCTATGAGTGGCTATCTGTCCCTCGTCCCCAGTCTCACAGTGTGTTCACAAGCTAATGTGGAATTTCTGTCGCAGATTAACAAACATAACCTCTTATGCGGCTTTAATTTACAGAGGCTTTGCATCTGGCCACTTTATGATTTTCATACACTTTTGTGCGCATTATGGCATTAAACAACATCTCTACCTCTACCTATATTTGACAGCGTGCAACTGTAACCAGTATTAATTCGGTCCTAGTCAATGAGAACTTCGTAATGACAAAAAATGGTCTGAAGCTGGTGACTCTCGTCACTTCACTGCTGTTCTACATATCCATTTAAAATTTGCTggaaaagtgaatgtgaagtgattgcaaAATcacccggggggcagtgtgtgggcacctctggattcgaaccgacaaccttctgattacggggccgctttcttaaccgctaggtcaccattGCCCAATGAAAAATCTTATATGCTTCTACATGTTTTGCAACTAATGTTTTCATGCAAAATTATGTTATAGTAGACAATTCAATTAATAACTAGTTGGCTCGGTAGTGGTTTGCTTTTGTAACTATATTGagtgttaaaaaatattttctcattttattgtgttcactgttttcatacatttttatccCTACCTAATTgaactttaaatatttttttaatgtctatTTGCATTTCTGTCCATTGAcagcaaatatttaaaacattaatacaTCAATCCACTGTGTTCCATACTTATTTGTACAGTTCTGTTGTACGTTTTCATTTGGACGGCTTCTTTATTAACTTGCAACCAAGGACattcaaaaacatgtttttttaaagagatgttttacttttattacaaaaaaagagtaaaatatttgatttgctttacatttatatcacatttttattcacatgcACCAAGACAAACTACTGAAGTTCATGGTTTACAGTCAAAGGGTGAAACTCAGTAACTTAATGTAGCAAATGCAAAAACTGCAGCATAATTGTTTTTCCACACCAAAAGGCACTGTTTTCAAAAGAACAGAATTCCGCAATCATGATTATAACATTATAAATGTCATTGGAAAATTATGTTACATCTACTCAAACACACCTTGCTGCCATGActaaagaggaagaagaatggGAGGCTGTAGAAGGTTCCTCTTGCCGTAGGTGCTGGAACCTACATTTGTGGGGGCGTACACTGTGCCGATGGTGTTGCTTGAGCGGACGAGGAAATCGGCCAGTCTCTGGGTCACACAGGTGGCTGTGTTGCACTTGCGCTTCTCTATGTGGTGCCTGAAAAAGAACAAGCAGATTCATTGCAAATTGTGCAAAGATACTGAACCCATCAATTTAGACAATTAACTctctgctcaaaaaaaaaaaaaaaactagtctCATTTATTGAATACTTACATGGAACAAAGACCCACTATTGGGTCCTCAACATGAAAATGGGTTATTTTATATCCATAGATTTTTCCGATGATGGCTTAACATGTTCAGTGTAACATATTCAGGaatattttttagttttagatGTACCATCATCACTGCagaactttcactttcacattgcaTTTGGTGTAATTAGAATTATACAACGTATGTACCCAAGCCATAcaatcattcatttaaaatggtcCAGTTATTGCATTAAAAGGGAGCTGACCTGATCGGCGCGGTTAGAGCCCTCTGAGGCCGGCCACCCACAAGGCTCAGGAAGGGGTGggtccatccctccatcctggTCTGCATCCATCGCTCCTGGTCTGGAGGTTCGTCCGTCTCTTCGCTAGCAGGAGATAGGTCCCTGCAAAAAGAGTGACAAAAGGGGTCAAGCCACTCTGGCTGGCCCGTGTTCGCCCCGCCGCCACTTCACAGGCCCACAAAACGTCTTGATTTCTCGAGAGTGAAAGTGAGCCGAGGCGCCAAGTGGCCACTTGGCTTCTTGGTGCGCCCTGAGGTCGCCACTACCGAGGAGAGTCGGGGTTGCCAGATTCGCAGGATTTCAAGCAAGCAAAACAACAATAATCCTAGtgaaattgacattttattcttcttttgcgctttaaaaatgcaacaaatgcgACACCAGAATGGGTTTAAAAATCTTTAATTCAAATCAGATATTTATACCTACATAGAGATTTCTTTGCAGAAAATAACAAGCATCTGGCAACGTTTTTTTCTTCCAATGGCCGAGTGGACTGGCGTGGAATATTCACCCACCTGTTGCTCGGCGCGGTGGCGGCGCAGCGCAGCGTCAGCAGCAGGACGACGAGGAAGGCTGGCGGCTTcgtgttcattttaaaacaagcCTGGTGcaaacaagacttttttttttgtgcagcaaCACACAAACGAGAGATTGTTAGAAATGGTTGGTCGTGGACGATAACATTTATGCAGCTTTATCTATTACTGATCTTCAAATCCCTCTCGGTGGTTCCATTtggtgtattttgtatttttataaaaaaaatagatatggATTTTTGCAAGCCAACCTATTTTAAACACTTCAGTGTTTTTTCCAGTCTCCACTTGAAATAGAGAAATTCAGTGACTTCCTGGTGGGGGAAAAAgcttttataaaataaatgcaatagtTTGTAAGATTTACAATAACtaaattgtaaatgtacaatttgaTAACCCTGTTCCTCCTGGGATTATAAAACCACACGCACAAAAAGGCTGTAGATGCATGAGCGCCTGCATACCTGTGACGTGTCAGTCCCTCCTGAAAGATGCCTGGAACCGGGGGACGGGAGACCTGCTCGAGTTGTCCCTCGTGTTTGCTTTTTGTGTTCATCGCTTCTGCTGTTATAGGTTTCAGCTTCAGCCACTTGTGACATCAGACAACCAAATTTAGCCCTCGATTTCCATTAGTCGAGAACAGGAGCTTCAAGCTGAAGAAGCCAGCGGCACAGGATGGGTCAAACATGCCACCGTCATCGCAGGCGTCATCTTCTGAGATGCCAGCAATGGCACCATGGTACTGGTGACCCATTCTTCGCCCATTCTGGGACAGAATCCTCCCCCCACACAACAAACAtcacattttacataaaacatcAAATTATAAGGTCTATATAATTGTAAGTTATACATATCCTATCACtttctgtctctcgctctctctctttctctctctcacacacacacacagacgctcaTCATTCAAAGCTCAGACTTGCATTCAGAACGTGGATTTATAAGTGTAGGTCTATGTGTCAAAGAAGAAAGATGGCCTGTTTATTAGGATGTACAAGCATCTTGTTAGATTGGAAAGTACAATCAATCATCTcagaaagcacttttttttattgctgtcaGCACTGTGAGAGCTGTTTTCAGCTTTTTCTCATTTGGAACACAAAAGCATGACCCTGTTTCACCATGGAATTTATTTATGTCTCAGATACAGTCTACAGAAGTGCAATTagaaaaaattcattttaaagctAAGCCTAAAATGATTATTCCAAAGACCGAAGCTATTTGAAAAATTCCCTACCCTGTGGGTATAGTGAGAACAACATGTTtgcggcatttatccagagtgacttacggtcagtagttacaggatctgtccccctggagaccattggagggttaagtgtctttctcagggacacaatgatcaaagtgaaagtgattagttgtcccATGTGacccactgcagcacagcgcccagtgaaatgtggtctccgCATGtggcccggggagcggtgtgtggggccTTGGCGGGTcatgatttgaacctgtgacattgtggtcttctggttaataggtgagggtttaatatttaatacctACAGCCATACAAAGGACAtggattttgttttgttgattttatttgtaactcaacatttccaaaaaaattgaataatatTCTCAGTGTCACCTCATCTCCCTTGTCTGCTCACGCCCCCTTTCTGTCCATCGCTTGCTCTGCCTCTATTTATCTGTGTCTGACATTCTCTTGCTCTCAGCtcgagctgtttttttttctccccatacACTTGCTTACGCAGGAAATATTGCAATGCACTATTTAGAGAGCGGCATTTGTCACGCCAGCAGAGAACTCACCGATGCTGGTTTGGAGGGGCTGATACATCACACGGCTAAAAATTGGAACCACGCAGACAAGTACACTACGCCCAGGAGATTTACCGTGACCTGGGTCGCTGCTAAGAAAGAAGGCCTGCTCTTTTAGACTCTTTAAATCCCCTTAAAACCTCATTTCTGGCCCGGTCCAGCTGTGGCCACAATACGTTTTGCAACCTTTCACCCATTTAGTGTAAGCCATGCGTGTGAGATTGTTCCAAAAGCGGAATGGAGAAGGAGGAGTAACTGTCAGAGAAGGTAAGAGCCGGATGGCAGAGAAAAGGCCACTCACAGCTGGTTTCTAAAGAACAGCAGCTTGAAGAAAACATTCTCTCACTGCGGGAAATGAAGAGGCCTTTCAGCAGATGACAGGCGTCAATGTGTCGTCGACAGATCCGAGCAGCTCGTTTCAATACATTTTCGGCACCTAGCGGCGCTTGTTGGTAGTTGCACATGCGCCACCGCCACTGTACCGGCACTCTGATCctacatttgacatttatggcattttccaGAGAGaattgcaatcagtagttacagggacagtcgctcAGGGCTGCCTTCTCGACATGatgacagtaagtggggtttgaacctgtgacgctgtgttctggttcatagacgattGCCACTAGTCAACTACCACCCaagtacactgtaaaaattaaacacgggctaaacttaaaaaaaatcaatgaacctatcacacctaatattttagcattgacgaaATGTAAATAAGCCAGGTTACAGCAGGCTTGATCAGTTTATTTACTTTACACCAATGCTAATATtcagtttagccagtgttcatttaaaaaaaaaaaagcaaaaataatagtaaaaataaaatgtcttttttcttttagtgGATTTACCTCAGTGCTCTGACATTATTCAGAATCATTGTATCAAGGCTGCTAAATTAAAACataatatataacataatatataacaatatatatatatatatatatacacacacacacacatatatatatatgtgtgtgtgtgtgtgtgtgtgtgtgtgtgtgtatatattgcagAAAGAAAGTGCTGAAAGGCCTcttcatttatatatgtataaatgtatatagcACTCTAATGCAATAAAGCCTACCCACTCTGTTAAACATTTTTAGCTTTACCCACCACAGCCGAGAAATTCTCACCCTCAAATTGGCTCTTTCTGCAATTTAAACATTGACATGGGTGTTCGGACAAAGGATTCAACATTACTAGAAAACAACAGCATCAACTGTTCAAGATGTTAAAAACAACGCTCTTACTCATATTTTACTCATATTTTAATTTGGCTCAAATTTGGTTACAATTGGCTTCATTCAGGCATATTTTCTCACAGGCACTGTCTGTGTGACCACTGGTGACCTGGGGAGCTTGGGACTGACAGTCACGGGCATTTACTTGGGCTTTCTGGAGCTCCACATCTCCTGAGGCATCTTCAGCTCTTGACgtcgttttctttatttgaacaATGGTCATCCAGAATATTGCGTAGCCACAGAGTCGGAGGCAAGCGGTCAATCCCAAGAAGAAAAATCTacagcacataaaaaaatgagcATAACTGCAACTTTATGTAAAGTGTAATTGCATGTTCTCACCTGAAGCTCTTTATGTCGTATAACCTGCAGGCTCCCCATCCACCACACTTACGGCTCGCCCATTTGAGACACGTAGAGTCAATTATAGCCCCAAAATATACAGGTGCAGGAATTCCACCttcattaaatgtaaaacaagacaaaaaaatgaaaaaatatactaTGGACCTTTCCAGTCATTGACTGGAAAAAattgacttgacttgagacaAAACCCAACAAAGCAAAAAGAGGGACGAGACCCTGAATGAGGCTGGTTTTTAAAGAACAGCGGCTTGAAGAAGCAGGAAATGAAGAGGCCTTTCAGCAGATGACAGGTTGTCATTGACAGCTCCAAAAAGCTGgtttaatacatttcattggTAATAACATGTCATGTATAAATGACATAATAaggcaaaaaactaaacaaatgcaataataataatgtttattattaacagttttcTTGGATCCATACTTGGAGATCACAAGCACATTTGTGTATGGCCGGAGACAAAGGCCGGGGAAATTTGCCTTTCATTCAGCTGATGGTTTAATGTGGTGCAGTTCTTTTGAATCTCACCTGAATGCCTTTATTCAAATACAAAAGGtgccgtggagcagtgtgtggggacggtaccttgatgggttgggatttgaacctgcaatctTCAGTTGCACTTCCTTatggtgacagtggtggcctagcgggtaaggaagtggacccgtaattggaaaaaaaaagttgtgggtttgaatcccaaaccgccaaggcgccactgaggtgccactgagcaaagcaccgtccccacacactgctcccgggcgcctgtcatggctacccactgctcaccaagggtgatgcaaggcagaggacacatttcaccgtgataccgtgtgctgtgctgcagtgtttcacaatgacaatcacttcactttcacttacctacttagccaccactgcccatggcgtaaatgtaaaaagaaatgcaaaaccAACAaactaaatcaataaaaaaaatcaataaaaaaaaaaaattatagcatgcaaaaaaaaacagtgctacATTTGCTGCacaatgaaaatggaaaaagtgaacGCTGACTAATGTAATCTGTCACACGTAACATTTTagcattaatgtaatgtgaagccagtgttcacttttttttcggTTCTGAAACATAAAATTACAGGGACAAAGATATTGCGCAACAAAACTAAAGACCAACTTACTCACCTAGTACTCTTAGTGAAAGCATCAATATGCCACAAGACAGAGATTTAAGCTCTGGAGGGACGCTCCTGCAGAGGACAGCAGAAGGCAGTTATTATTCTATTCAGGTAACCTTCATTAACTGATAGTGAGACATCAGTTAAAATATATTGTAGTATTTGACTGTACAGTTGTTTTACCTTTAAATAACTTATTGTGATAATTCATATCCCCCCTTGGAGAACCAGCCACAAGTCATGATTGAAAAATAACTAAATGGTAATACTAACTGGTTAGCTGAACCAAATGACAccataaaataagaaaaaaaccaTCATCCACCTCCAATCACCATCATAATGTCACATATAAACCTGTATTActgagtgtttttgttttaaacctgcatcgtgtgtaaagtgtgtcactgtgtgtaccgCAGCACCTTAGGACAATGATGAACATTGGCGTGCTTCCCAAGCAGAAGACAAAAAAGCTTAAACCCTGCAGTGCGATGTAGATGTAGAACATTTTGGAGCAAAGACTCTCACGAGAGCATTGCCCCATGCTGGCAGTAGCGTTCCCTGGGCTCAGGACAGAATTCTGAATGCAGCTGCATCCATGGAAGGACTGttggtcaacaaaaaaaattgtcaaagaTGTATGAAATCTTTGGAAAAAATATCGAATTATTAATGGCACTGACTTctgtataataataacaatttaaacaacatataatatattataaataatatgtcATATGTTGTTTAAATACAGAAgtctgtatactgtatatactgacttgtgaataataatatacattttgtatttaaacaatatataaagaattattatataattttatggGTGAGGCAAG
The Denticeps clupeoides chromosome 15, fDenClu1.1, whole genome shotgun sequence DNA segment above includes these coding regions:
- the iapp gene encoding skin calcitonin gene-related peptide isoform X1, whose translation is MSQVAEAETYNSRSDEHKKQTRGTTRAGLPSPGSRHLSGGTDTSQSCLHQACFKMNTKPPAFLVVLLLTLRCAATAPSNRDLSPASEETDEPPDQERWMQTRMEGWTHPFLSLVGGRPQRALTAPIRHHIEKRKCNTATCVTQRLADFLVRSSNTIGTVYAPTNVGSSTYGKRNLLQPPILLPL
- the iapp gene encoding skin calcitonin gene-related peptide isoform X2, which gives rise to MNTKPPAFLVVLLLTLRCAATAPSNRDLSPASEETDEPPDQERWMQTRMEGWTHPFLSLVGGRPQRALTAPIRHHIEKRKCNTATCVTQRLADFLVRSSNTIGTVYAPTNVGSSTYGKRNLLQPPILLPL